The Streptomyces cynarae genome contains a region encoding:
- the rhaS gene encoding rhamnose ABC transporter substrate-binding protein, which produces MRKSSLRRTCAALAAVTSLALAATACGGTTKKDVASESAAPADSGAKANPNAATKKGLTVGFLPKQVNNPYFTSADNGGKKALEELGSKYKEVGPSSATDTSGQVSYVNTLTQQQVNAMAVSAQDPGALCTALKQAMSNGIKVVTYDSDTKPDCRNAFVSQASAEDLGRTEVQLLAQQIGYKGEIAILSAAQTATNQNTWIGYMKDELKDPKYKDVKLVKIAYGNDDAQQSFQQTQGLLQQYPNLKGIISPTTVGIKAAAQYLSGSKYKGKVKLTGLGTPNDMRQYVKNGTVEAFELWDPAKLGDLAARTAVALASGQITGKEGETFKAGDTTYTIGKDGVINLGKPTVFDSKNIDQFNF; this is translated from the coding sequence ATGCGCAAGTCATCCCTCCGCCGCACCTGCGCGGCGCTCGCCGCGGTCACCTCCCTCGCGCTCGCCGCGACCGCCTGCGGCGGCACCACCAAGAAGGACGTCGCGAGCGAGAGCGCCGCCCCCGCCGACTCGGGTGCCAAGGCGAACCCGAACGCCGCGACCAAGAAGGGCCTCACCGTCGGCTTCCTGCCCAAGCAGGTCAACAACCCGTACTTCACCTCCGCCGACAACGGCGGCAAGAAGGCCCTGGAGGAGCTGGGCTCGAAGTACAAGGAGGTCGGCCCGTCCAGCGCCACCGACACCAGCGGACAGGTCTCCTACGTCAACACGCTCACCCAGCAGCAGGTCAACGCGATGGCCGTGTCCGCGCAGGACCCGGGCGCCCTGTGCACCGCGCTCAAGCAGGCCATGAGCAACGGCATCAAGGTCGTCACCTACGACTCCGACACCAAGCCCGACTGCCGCAACGCCTTCGTCTCGCAGGCCTCCGCCGAGGACCTGGGCCGCACCGAGGTGCAGCTGCTCGCCCAGCAGATCGGCTACAAGGGCGAGATCGCGATTCTGTCCGCCGCGCAGACCGCGACGAACCAGAACACCTGGATCGGCTACATGAAGGACGAGCTGAAGGACCCCAAGTACAAGGACGTCAAGCTCGTCAAGATCGCCTACGGCAACGACGACGCCCAGCAGTCCTTCCAGCAGACCCAGGGCCTGCTCCAGCAGTACCCGAACCTGAAGGGGATCATCTCCCCGACCACCGTCGGCATCAAGGCGGCCGCTCAGTACCTGTCCGGCTCCAAGTACAAGGGCAAGGTCAAGCTGACCGGCCTCGGCACCCCGAACGACATGCGCCAGTACGTCAAGAACGGCACCGTCGAGGCGTTCGAGCTGTGGGACCCGGCCAAGCTCGGCGACCTGGCCGCCCGCACCGCGGTCGCCCTGGCCTCCGGCCAGATCACCGGCAAGGAGGGCGAGACCTTCAAGGCCGGCGACACCACGTACACCATCGGCAAGGACGGCGTGATCAACCTCGGCAAGCCGACCGTGTTCGACAGCAAGAACATCGACCAGTTCAACTTCTGA
- a CDS encoding ABC transporter permease, with protein sequence MPDSLTRAIRWDTVVGALLVVLLLLSFGFVDGFGNALNLSFLIGNTLPIALIALPMTLLVVAGEIDLSVASTAGLSGAVMGKLWNDGMAIETIIPLCLLLGVVCGLVNGLLVTRLGLPSLAVTIGTLAAYRGIAQIVLGSDAVTDFPTQYLNFAAGRIGESFLPQAFLPFLVLLAIAVVVLHATPFGRSLFAVGASEEAARFAGIRVKRAKLILFTATGFMASLTGVFWALHYASARYDNATGLELSVVAAVLLGGIDFDGGKGTLGGAIAGVFLLGALQNVMSLVNVSAQSQIVVTGVLLVVSVLGPRVARQISVARAGRRAASTPAS encoded by the coding sequence ATGCCTGACTCCTTGACGCGCGCGATCCGCTGGGACACGGTCGTCGGCGCCCTCCTCGTCGTCCTCCTGCTGCTGTCGTTCGGTTTCGTCGACGGCTTCGGCAACGCCCTCAACCTGTCGTTCCTGATCGGCAACACCCTGCCGATCGCGCTGATCGCGCTGCCCATGACCCTGCTCGTGGTCGCGGGCGAGATCGACCTGTCCGTCGCCTCCACGGCCGGGCTGTCGGGCGCGGTGATGGGCAAACTGTGGAACGACGGCATGGCGATCGAGACGATCATCCCGCTCTGCCTCCTCCTCGGCGTGGTGTGCGGGCTGGTCAACGGCCTGCTGGTCACCCGCCTCGGACTGCCCTCCCTGGCCGTCACCATCGGCACCCTCGCCGCCTACCGGGGCATCGCACAGATCGTGCTCGGCTCCGACGCGGTGACCGACTTCCCGACCCAGTACCTGAACTTCGCGGCCGGACGCATCGGCGAAAGCTTCCTCCCGCAGGCGTTCCTGCCCTTCCTGGTGCTGCTCGCGATCGCCGTGGTCGTCCTGCACGCCACCCCGTTCGGCCGCTCGCTGTTCGCCGTCGGCGCCAGCGAGGAGGCGGCACGGTTCGCCGGCATCCGGGTCAAGCGCGCCAAGCTGATCCTGTTCACGGCGACCGGCTTCATGGCCTCCCTCACCGGCGTCTTCTGGGCGCTGCACTACGCCAGCGCCCGCTACGACAACGCCACCGGACTCGAACTCTCCGTCGTCGCGGCCGTCCTGCTCGGCGGCATCGACTTCGACGGCGGCAAGGGCACGCTCGGCGGCGCCATCGCGGGAGTGTTCCTGCTGGGCGCCCTGCAGAACGTGATGAGTCTCGTCAACGTCTCCGCACAGTCGCAGATCGTCGTCACCGGCGTCCTGCTCGTCGTCTCCGTGCTCGGCCCCCGGGTCGCGCGCCAGATCTCGGTAGCGAGGGCGGGCCGCAGAGCCGCCTCGACTCCGGCCTCGTAA
- a CDS encoding ABC transporter permease, with amino-acid sequence MTVTAPNEAPVTDMPKSSGTRLVDRVFKMRELAILVVFLVMIIVTQLGNSDFLSEQGIKDLLLNATILVLVATGQSLVVITRNVDLSVGSTLGISAFATGTYLHGGGNPVVGVVLAILLGVGFGLLNGLLVSLGQVPALVVTLGTLYIIRGIDSIWVGSRQITAADLPGGFVDFGSGGISAVPWLALIALVVLVATAYYLKHFGSGRELYALGSNPEAARLAGIPVRKRILTAYTFCGGLAGLAGALYLARFGNVDSGTGNGYELTVVSAVVVGGVVFTGGSGSVYGAALGALLLTSINSVLPALGVSSVWVLAINGVLLLLAIAVDRIVALRVASALKKTTAKKTALKKENARHA; translated from the coding sequence ATGACGGTGACCGCACCCAACGAGGCCCCCGTGACCGATATGCCGAAGTCCAGCGGCACCCGGCTGGTCGACCGCGTGTTCAAGATGCGTGAACTCGCCATCCTGGTCGTCTTCCTGGTGATGATCATCGTCACCCAGCTCGGCAACAGCGACTTCCTCTCCGAGCAGGGCATCAAGGACCTGCTGCTGAACGCGACCATCCTGGTGCTGGTCGCGACCGGCCAGTCCCTGGTCGTCATCACCCGCAACGTCGACCTGTCGGTCGGCTCCACCCTCGGCATCAGCGCCTTCGCGACCGGCACGTATCTGCACGGCGGCGGCAACCCCGTCGTGGGGGTCGTGCTGGCGATCCTGCTCGGCGTCGGCTTCGGTCTGCTCAACGGGCTGCTCGTCAGCCTCGGCCAGGTGCCCGCGCTCGTCGTCACCCTCGGCACCCTCTACATCATCCGCGGCATCGACTCGATCTGGGTCGGCTCGCGGCAGATCACGGCGGCCGACCTGCCCGGCGGGTTCGTCGACTTCGGGTCCGGCGGCATCTCCGCCGTCCCCTGGCTGGCCCTCATCGCCCTGGTCGTCCTGGTCGCGACCGCGTACTACCTCAAGCACTTCGGCAGCGGACGCGAACTGTACGCGCTCGGCTCCAACCCGGAGGCCGCCCGCCTCGCCGGCATCCCGGTGCGCAAGCGGATCCTGACCGCGTACACCTTCTGCGGCGGCCTGGCCGGGCTCGCCGGCGCGCTGTACCTGGCCCGGTTCGGCAACGTCGACTCCGGCACCGGCAACGGCTACGAACTCACCGTCGTCAGCGCCGTCGTGGTCGGCGGCGTGGTCTTCACCGGCGGCTCCGGCAGCGTCTACGGCGCGGCCCTCGGCGCCCTGCTGCTGACCTCCATCAACAGCGTGCTGCCCGCCCTCGGCGTCAGCTCCGTATGGGTGCTCGCCATCAACGGCGTCCTGCTCCTGCTCGCCATCGCGGTCGACCGGATCGTCGCGCTGCGGGTGGCCTCCGCCCTGAAGAAGACGACCGCGAAGAAGACGGCCCTGAAGAAGGAGAACGCCCGCCATGCCTGA
- a CDS encoding sugar ABC transporter ATP-binding protein — protein sequence MTHPSDTGPAPVLALRDISKSFGAVRALRDVSLELFPGEVHALAGENGAGKSTLIKTLAGVHRPDAGQVLLDGEPTVFHGPADARDAGIAVIYQEPTLFPDLSIAENIFMGRQPRKALGRIDHKATNAATAALMRRLGVDLDPERPARGLSIADQQIVEIAKALSFDARVLIMDEPTAALTGSEVARLFGVVRTLREQGAAVLFISHRLEEIFEICQRVTTLRDGAWIASEPLEGMTEDDLVRRMVGRDLEELYPKQDVEPGEVALSVRRLTREGVFTDVSFDVRRGEIVGLAGLVGAGRTEVARAVFGIDRWDAGEVEVDGRTLTNGAPSTAMAAGLALVPEDRRAQGLVMDMSIERNIGLTGLRTTVKAGLVDRGAERSRSLDWAVKLQVKYARIADAVSTLSGGNQQKVVLAKWLATGPKVLIVDEPTRGIDVGTKAEVHRLLSELAADGVAVLMISSDLPEILGMADRVLVMHEGRLTAEIPRSEATEETVMAAATGRAAA from the coding sequence ATGACCCACCCGTCCGACACGGGTCCGGCCCCGGTGCTGGCGCTCAGGGACATCTCCAAGTCCTTCGGCGCGGTGCGCGCCCTGAGAGACGTGTCCCTGGAACTGTTCCCCGGCGAGGTGCACGCCCTCGCCGGCGAGAACGGCGCGGGCAAGTCGACCCTCATCAAGACGCTCGCCGGTGTGCACCGACCGGATGCCGGTCAGGTGCTGCTCGACGGTGAGCCGACCGTCTTCCACGGCCCGGCCGACGCCCGGGACGCCGGTATCGCCGTGATCTACCAGGAACCGACCCTCTTCCCCGACCTGTCGATCGCCGAGAACATCTTCATGGGCCGCCAGCCCCGCAAGGCCCTCGGCCGGATCGACCACAAGGCCACGAACGCGGCCACCGCGGCCCTGATGCGACGCCTGGGCGTCGACCTCGACCCCGAGCGCCCGGCGCGCGGCCTGTCCATCGCGGACCAGCAGATCGTGGAGATCGCCAAGGCGCTCTCCTTCGACGCCCGCGTCCTGATCATGGACGAGCCGACCGCGGCCCTCACCGGCAGCGAGGTGGCCCGGCTCTTCGGCGTCGTCCGCACCCTGCGCGAGCAGGGCGCGGCGGTGCTGTTCATCTCCCACCGGCTGGAGGAGATCTTCGAGATCTGCCAGCGGGTGACCACCCTGCGCGACGGCGCCTGGATCGCCAGCGAACCGCTGGAGGGGATGACCGAGGACGACCTCGTCCGCCGCATGGTCGGCCGCGACCTCGAGGAGCTGTACCCCAAGCAGGACGTGGAGCCTGGGGAGGTCGCGCTGAGCGTACGGCGGCTGACCAGGGAGGGCGTCTTCACGGACGTGTCGTTCGACGTGCGGCGCGGTGAGATCGTCGGCCTCGCCGGGCTCGTCGGCGCCGGCCGGACCGAGGTCGCGCGTGCCGTCTTCGGCATCGACCGCTGGGACGCGGGCGAGGTCGAGGTCGACGGCAGGACCCTCACCAACGGCGCGCCCTCCACCGCCATGGCCGCCGGGCTCGCCCTGGTCCCCGAGGACCGGCGCGCCCAGGGCCTGGTGATGGACATGTCCATCGAACGCAACATCGGTCTGACCGGTCTGCGCACGACCGTGAAGGCCGGACTCGTGGACCGCGGCGCCGAACGCAGCCGCTCCCTCGACTGGGCCGTCAAGCTCCAGGTGAAGTACGCCCGGATCGCGGACGCCGTCTCCACGCTGTCCGGCGGCAACCAGCAGAAGGTGGTCCTCGCCAAGTGGCTCGCCACCGGCCCGAAGGTGCTGATCGTCGACGAGCCGACCCGCGGCATCGACGTCGGCACGAAGGCCGAGGTGCACCGGCTGCTCAGCGAGCTGGCCGCGGACGGCGTGGCCGTCCTGATGATCTCCTCCGACCTGCCCGAGATCCTCGGCATGGCCGACCGCGTGCTCGTGATGCACGAGGGCCGGCTCACCGCCGAGATCCCGCGCTCCGAAGCCACCGAGGAAACCGTGATGGCCGCAGCCACCGGGAGGGCTGCCGCATGA
- the rhaI gene encoding L-rhamnose isomerase, with protein MTELAAVKAALKSQAVETPSWAYGNSGTRFKVFAQAGVPRDPREKLEDAAKVHEFTGVAPTVALHIPWDKVDDYAALAKYAQERGVRLGAINSNTFQDDDYKLGSICHPDAAVRRKAVDHLLECVDIMDATGSRDLKLWFADGTNYPGQDDIRERQDRLAEGLAEVYERLGEGQRMLLEYKFFEPAFYTTDVPDWGTAYAHCLKLGPKAQVVVDTGHHAPGTNIEFIVATLLREGKLGGFDFNSRFYADDDLMVGAADPFQLFRIMYEVVRGGGFTSEVAFMLDQCHNIEAKIPAIIRSVMNVQEATAKALLVDPDALAAAQRAGDVLGANAVLMDAYNTDVRPLLREVREEMGLDPDPMGAYARSGWAQKIVEERMGGQQAGWGA; from the coding sequence GTGACCGAGCTCGCCGCGGTGAAGGCCGCTCTGAAGTCCCAGGCCGTCGAGACGCCGTCATGGGCGTACGGGAACTCGGGCACGCGCTTCAAGGTGTTCGCGCAAGCCGGGGTCCCCCGCGATCCCCGCGAGAAGCTGGAGGACGCGGCGAAGGTCCACGAGTTCACGGGCGTCGCGCCTACCGTGGCGCTGCACATCCCGTGGGACAAGGTGGACGACTACGCGGCGCTGGCCAAGTACGCGCAGGAGCGCGGCGTGAGGCTCGGCGCGATCAACTCCAACACCTTCCAGGACGACGACTACAAGCTGGGCAGCATCTGCCATCCGGACGCGGCGGTGCGGCGCAAGGCCGTCGATCATCTGCTGGAGTGCGTCGACATCATGGACGCCACCGGGTCGAGGGACCTGAAGCTGTGGTTCGCGGACGGCACGAACTACCCCGGGCAGGACGACATCCGTGAGCGGCAGGACCGGCTCGCGGAGGGCCTCGCCGAGGTGTACGAGCGGCTGGGCGAGGGGCAGCGGATGCTGCTGGAGTACAAGTTCTTCGAGCCGGCCTTCTACACGACGGACGTGCCGGACTGGGGGACGGCGTACGCGCACTGCCTGAAGCTGGGGCCGAAGGCGCAGGTCGTGGTGGACACGGGGCATCACGCACCGGGCACCAACATCGAGTTCATCGTGGCGACGCTGCTGCGGGAGGGCAAGCTCGGCGGGTTCGACTTCAACTCGCGGTTCTACGCCGACGACGACCTGATGGTCGGGGCAGCGGATCCGTTCCAGCTGTTCCGGATCATGTACGAGGTGGTACGCGGGGGCGGGTTCACCTCCGAGGTCGCCTTCATGCTCGACCAGTGCCACAACATCGAGGCCAAGATCCCGGCGATCATCCGCTCGGTGATGAACGTCCAGGAGGCCACGGCCAAGGCGCTGCTGGTGGACCCGGACGCGCTGGCTGCCGCGCAGCGGGCGGGGGATGTGCTGGGCGCCAACGCGGTGCTCATGGACGCGTACAACACGGACGTTCGTCCGTTGCTCCGTGAGGTGCGGGAGGAGATGGGGCTGGACCCCGACCCCATGGGGGCGTACGCCCGGTCCGGATGGGCTCAGAAGATCGTTGAGGAGCGCATGGGCGGTCAGCAGGCCGGTTGGGGTGCGTAG
- a CDS encoding bifunctional aldolase/short-chain dehydrogenase, which translates to MSLHPEAAALLARSHRLGSDPRNTNYAGGNASAKGTDTDPVTGGDVELMWVKGSGGDLGTLSEAGLAVLRLDRLRALVGVYPGVEREDEMVAAFDYCLHGKGGAAPSIDTAMHGLVDAPHVDHLHPDSGIALACAADGEKLTAECFGDTVVWVPWRRPGFQLGLDIAAIKEANPQAIGCILGGHGITAWGATSQECERNSLHIIRTAEAFLAERGRPEPFGPVIEGYEALPEAERRERAAALAPHIRAIASEDKPQVGHFTDSEVVLDFVARAEHPRLAALGTSCPDHFLRTKVRPLVLDLPPTAPLEEAVTRLKELHAAYREEYAAYYERHARPDSPAMRGADPAIVLVPGVGMFSFGKDKQTARVAGEFYVNAINVMRGAEAVSTYAPIEESEKFRIEYWALEEAKLQRMPKPKPLATRVALVTGAGSGIGKAIAGRLVAEGACVVVADLDAENAAAVAEELGGPDKAVAVTVDVTSEEQIADAFKAAVLAFGGVDLVVNNAGISISKPLLETSAKDWDLQHDIMARGSFLVSREAARVMIAQQLGGDIVYIASKNAVFAGPNNIAYSATKADQAHQVRLLAAELGEHGIRVNGVNPDGVVRGSGIFAGGWGAQRAAVYGVPEEKLGEFYAQRTILKREVLPEHVANAVFALTGGDLTHTTGLHVPVDAGVAAAFLR; encoded by the coding sequence ATGTCTCTCCACCCCGAAGCCGCCGCTCTTCTCGCCCGTTCCCATCGGCTGGGCTCCGATCCCCGTAACACCAACTACGCCGGCGGCAACGCCTCCGCCAAAGGCACCGACACCGATCCCGTGACCGGGGGTGATGTCGAGCTGATGTGGGTCAAGGGGTCCGGGGGTGATCTCGGGACCCTGAGCGAGGCCGGGCTGGCCGTGCTGCGGCTCGACCGGCTGCGGGCCCTCGTCGGCGTCTACCCCGGTGTCGAACGCGAGGACGAGATGGTCGCCGCGTTCGACTACTGTCTGCACGGCAAGGGCGGGGCCGCCCCCTCCATCGACACCGCCATGCACGGTCTCGTCGACGCTCCGCACGTCGACCACCTCCACCCCGACTCCGGTATCGCGCTCGCCTGCGCGGCCGACGGGGAGAAGCTGACCGCCGAGTGCTTCGGCGACACCGTGGTGTGGGTGCCGTGGCGGCGGCCCGGGTTCCAGCTCGGGCTGGACATCGCCGCGATCAAGGAGGCCAACCCGCAGGCCATCGGCTGCATCCTGGGCGGGCACGGGATCACTGCCTGGGGAGCCACCTCGCAGGAGTGCGAGCGCAACTCGCTGCACATCATCCGCACCGCCGAGGCCTTCCTCGCCGAGCGCGGCAGGCCCGAGCCGTTCGGGCCGGTGATCGAGGGGTACGAGGCCCTGCCCGAGGCCGAGCGCCGGGAGCGGGCCGCGGCCCTCGCTCCGCACATCCGGGCGATCGCCTCCGAGGACAAGCCGCAGGTCGGGCACTTCACCGACTCCGAGGTCGTCCTCGACTTCGTGGCGCGGGCCGAGCACCCTCGGCTCGCCGCCCTCGGCACCTCCTGCCCGGACCACTTCCTGCGCACCAAGGTCCGTCCGCTGGTCCTCGACCTGCCGCCGACGGCGCCGCTGGAGGAGGCCGTCACCCGGCTGAAGGAACTGCACGCCGCCTACCGCGAGGAGTACGCCGCCTACTACGAGAGGCATGCTCGACCCGACTCCCCCGCCATGCGGGGGGCCGACCCGGCGATCGTGCTCGTGCCCGGTGTCGGCATGTTCTCCTTCGGCAAGGACAAGCAGACCGCCCGCGTGGCCGGCGAGTTCTACGTCAACGCGATCAATGTGATGCGCGGCGCCGAGGCCGTGTCGACGTACGCGCCGATCGAGGAGTCAGAGAAGTTCCGCATCGAGTACTGGGCGCTGGAGGAGGCCAAGCTCCAGCGGATGCCGAAGCCCAAGCCGCTCGCCACGCGGGTGGCGCTGGTGACGGGGGCCGGCAGCGGCATCGGCAAGGCGATCGCCGGGCGGCTGGTGGCCGAGGGCGCCTGCGTCGTCGTCGCCGACCTCGACGCCGAGAACGCGGCCGCCGTGGCCGAGGAGCTGGGCGGGCCGGACAAGGCCGTCGCCGTGACGGTCGACGTCACCTCCGAGGAGCAGATCGCGGACGCCTTCAAGGCCGCCGTGCTGGCCTTCGGCGGGGTCGACCTCGTCGTCAACAACGCCGGCATCTCCATCTCCAAGCCGCTGCTGGAGACCTCCGCGAAGGACTGGGACCTCCAGCACGACATCATGGCCCGCGGCTCCTTCCTCGTCTCCCGCGAGGCCGCACGCGTGATGATCGCCCAGCAGCTGGGCGGCGACATCGTCTACATCGCCTCCAAGAACGCCGTCTTCGCCGGGCCCAACAACATCGCCTACTCCGCGACCAAGGCCGACCAGGCGCACCAGGTGCGGCTGCTGGCCGCCGAGCTGGGTGAGCACGGCATCCGCGTGAACGGGGTCAACCCGGACGGAGTGGTACGGGGGTCCGGGATCTTCGCGGGCGGCTGGGGTGCGCAGCGCGCGGCCGTGTACGGGGTGCCGGAGGAGAAGCTCGGGGAGTTCTACGCCCAGCGGACCATCCTCAAGCGGGAGGTGCTGCCGGAGCACGTCGCGAACGCCGTGTTCGCGCTGACCGGCGGGGACCTCACCCACACCACGGGACTGCACGTCCCGGTCGACGCGGGCGTCGCGGCCGCCTTCCTGCGGTGA
- a CDS encoding (Fe-S)-binding protein produces MRVALFLTCVNDTLYPDTGRAVVKLLTRLGVEVDFPMAQTCCGQAHYNTGYRHEAEPLAVKFSDVFRDYEAIVTPSGSCGAMVRELYPRMGERARAEGRGDALAATLAPVVPKTYELTEFLVDVLGVTDVGAYYPHKVTYHPTCHGLRGLGLGDRPRRLLQAVKGLELAELPGAEECCGFGGTFALKNSDVSAAMGVDKVRNAESTGAEVLCAADNSCLMHIGGTMARLRVGMRPVHIAEILASTEEEPLA; encoded by the coding sequence ATGCGTGTCGCCCTGTTCCTGACCTGCGTCAACGACACGCTGTATCCGGACACCGGCCGCGCCGTGGTGAAACTGCTGACCAGGCTGGGCGTAGAGGTGGACTTCCCGATGGCGCAGACGTGCTGCGGGCAGGCCCACTACAACACCGGATACCGGCATGAGGCCGAGCCGCTCGCCGTAAAGTTCTCCGATGTCTTCAGGGACTACGAGGCGATCGTGACGCCGTCGGGCTCGTGCGGGGCGATGGTGCGGGAGCTGTATCCGCGGATGGGCGAGCGGGCACGGGCGGAGGGTCGCGGGGACGCGCTCGCGGCCACGCTGGCGCCCGTGGTCCCGAAGACGTACGAGCTGACGGAGTTCCTGGTGGACGTGCTGGGAGTGACCGATGTCGGCGCGTACTACCCGCACAAGGTGACCTACCACCCGACCTGCCACGGTCTGCGGGGCCTTGGCCTCGGCGACCGCCCCAGGCGGCTGCTCCAGGCCGTGAAGGGACTGGAGTTGGCCGAGCTGCCGGGGGCCGAGGAGTGCTGTGGCTTCGGCGGTACGTTCGCCCTGAAGAACTCCGATGTCTCGGCGGCGATGGGCGTCGACAAGGTGCGCAACGCGGAGTCGACGGGCGCGGAGGTGCTGTGCGCGGCCGACAACTCCTGTCTGATGCACATCGGCGGGACGATGGCACGCCTGAGGGTCGGGATGCGGCCGGTGCACATCGCGGAGATCCTGGCGAGCACGGAAGAGGAGCCGCTGGCATGA
- a CDS encoding LutB/LldF family L-lactate oxidation iron-sulfur protein, whose amino-acid sequence MSGTYLGMPAFPAAAHEAVRDRTLRGNLRHATHTIRAKRAKAVAEVSDWAALREAGRQIKDHTLRHLDRYLVQLEESVTAAGGVVHWAADADEANRIVAELVRATGESEVVKVKSMATQEIGLNEALEAEGIRAYETDLAELIVQLGKDRPSHILVPAIHRNRGEIRDIFRSEMAEWGRPAPEGLTDTPAELAEAARLHLREKFLRAKVGISGANFMVAETGTLVVVESEGNGRMCVTLPETLISVVGIEKIVPTWRDLEVFLQTLPRSSTAERMNPYTSTWTGTTDEDGPNTFHLVLLDNGRTDTLADQVGRQALRCIRCSACLNVCPVYERAGGHAYGSVYPGPIGAILSPQLRGTQSEIDASLPYASSLCGACYEVCPVAIDIPEVLVHLRERVVQGGPVTRGGNKVVLRPAKGHAAERAAMRASRWAFGHPGVLRTGQRLASRSRRFLPRTLPGPGRAWSASRDLPQVPAEPFRDWWQRTRGGKDGGDGK is encoded by the coding sequence ATGAGCGGAACGTATCTCGGTATGCCCGCCTTCCCGGCGGCGGCGCACGAGGCGGTGCGCGACCGGACCCTGCGCGGCAATCTGCGTCACGCCACCCACACCATCCGCGCCAAGCGTGCCAAGGCGGTCGCGGAGGTGTCCGACTGGGCGGCGCTGCGAGAGGCGGGCCGGCAGATCAAGGACCACACGCTGCGCCATCTCGACCGGTATCTGGTCCAGTTGGAGGAGTCGGTCACGGCTGCGGGCGGCGTGGTGCACTGGGCCGCCGACGCGGACGAGGCGAACCGGATCGTGGCCGAACTGGTCAGGGCGACCGGCGAGTCGGAAGTCGTCAAGGTCAAGTCGATGGCCACCCAGGAGATCGGCCTCAACGAGGCCTTGGAGGCGGAGGGCATCCGCGCCTACGAGACCGATCTCGCCGAGCTGATCGTCCAGTTGGGCAAGGACCGGCCCTCCCACATCCTCGTCCCGGCGATCCACCGGAACCGCGGCGAGATCCGGGACATCTTCCGCTCGGAGATGGCCGAGTGGGGCCGCCCCGCGCCCGAGGGGCTGACCGACACGCCCGCCGAACTCGCCGAGGCGGCCCGGCTGCACCTGCGGGAGAAGTTCCTGCGCGCCAAGGTCGGGATCTCCGGCGCGAACTTCATGGTCGCGGAGACCGGCACGCTGGTCGTGGTGGAGTCCGAGGGCAACGGGCGGATGTGCGTCACCCTCCCCGAGACGCTGATCTCGGTGGTCGGCATCGAGAAGATCGTGCCGACCTGGCGGGACCTGGAGGTGTTCCTGCAGACCCTGCCGCGCTCCTCCACGGCCGAACGCATGAACCCGTACACCAGTACGTGGACCGGCACGACCGACGAGGACGGACCGAATACCTTCCACCTGGTCCTGCTCGACAACGGGCGTACCGACACGCTCGCCGACCAGGTGGGCCGCCAGGCGCTGCGCTGCATCCGCTGTTCGGCGTGTCTCAATGTGTGCCCGGTGTACGAGCGGGCGGGCGGACACGCCTACGGCTCGGTGTACCCGGGCCCGATCGGCGCGATCCTCAGTCCCCAACTGAGGGGCACACAGAGCGAGATCGACGCCTCGCTGCCGTACGCGTCCTCGCTGTGCGGCGCCTGCTACGAGGTGTGCCCGGTCGCCATCGACATCCCCGAGGTGCTGGTGCACCTGCGGGAACGGGTCGTGCAGGGCGGGCCGGTGACACGGGGCGGGAACAAGGTCGTGCTGAGGCCCGCGAAGGGGCATGCCGCCGAACGGGCGGCGATGCGGGCGTCGCGCTGGGCGTTCGGCCACCCCGGGGTGCTGCGGACGGGTCAGCGGCTGGCGTCGCGGTCGCGCCGCTTCCTTCCCCGGACGCTGCCGGGGCCGGGCCGGGCGTGGAGCGCGAGCCGGGACCTGCCGCAGGTGCCGGCGGAGCCGTTCCGCGACTGGTGGCAGCGGACCCGGGGCGGCAAGGACGGAGGCGACGGAAAGTGA
- a CDS encoding LutC/YkgG family protein produces MNSREQILGRVRRALTDVPKDDTAYEQAVSRDYLREHGERTVEETVDLLAENLADYRAIVHRTDAAALPSVLAGLLAARGARTVLVPPGLPSHWLTGVEQVPDRAESTPHELDGVDSVVTGCAVAIAETGTIVLDGAPDQGRRRITLVPDHHICVVRVPDQVVSSVPQALERLDPARPLTWISGPSATSDIELDRVEGVHGPRTLEVVLVSGE; encoded by the coding sequence GTGAACAGCAGAGAGCAGATCCTGGGCCGGGTGCGGCGCGCGCTGACGGACGTACCGAAGGACGACACGGCGTACGAGCAGGCCGTTTCGCGTGACTATCTGCGGGAGCACGGCGAGCGCACCGTCGAGGAGACGGTCGATCTGCTGGCGGAGAACCTGGCGGACTACCGGGCGATCGTGCACCGCACCGATGCCGCCGCGCTGCCGTCGGTGCTGGCCGGTCTGCTCGCCGCGCGCGGCGCGCGCACCGTCCTGGTACCGCCCGGACTGCCGTCGCACTGGCTGACGGGCGTGGAGCAGGTCCCCGACCGGGCGGAGAGCACCCCGCACGAGCTGGACGGCGTCGACAGCGTGGTCACCGGCTGCGCCGTCGCCATCGCCGAGACCGGCACCATCGTGCTGGACGGCGCACCGGACCAGGGCCGCCGCCGTATCACCCTCGTCCCCGACCACCACATCTGTGTGGTGCGCGTGCCCGACCAGGTGGTCTCCTCCGTCCCCCAGGCCCTCGAACGGCTCGATCCGGCACGCCCGCTGACATGGATCTCCGGGCCGTCCGCGACGAGCGACATCGAGCTGGACCGGGTCGAGGGGGTGCACGGTCCGCGCACCCTGGAGGTGGTGCTGGTGAGCGGTGAGTGA